A part of Primulina eburnea isolate SZY01 chromosome 10, ASM2296580v1, whole genome shotgun sequence genomic DNA contains:
- the LOC140803316 gene encoding LOW QUALITY PROTEIN: dof zinc finger protein DOF5.4-like (The sequence of the model RefSeq protein was modified relative to this genomic sequence to represent the inferred CDS: deleted 1 base in 1 codon) → MQDLHSIGVGGAGGGGGGGRFFGVGGGDRRLRVHGQLVQQALKCPRCDSLNTKFCYYNNYNLSQPRHFCKACRRYWTKGGVLRSVPVGGGCRKTKRSRSRSSSGDGSRERKSKAQSPSSTDSSSLTAATHPAAVAEEGSALSAAASESATKYGLSCAMFYNANPPANPNLEDHGQAPLINPSGSTDVQIFPEIGSFDRLMASSDNAASMVGFSIVDRMQRQAPLAADNPGLEVDEFQMQDMNSDGLTTELDWGCCGGGDQSLFDLTAALDPSYWSQPQWTDSDHSLSHLP, encoded by the exons ATGCAAGATTTGCACTCCATCGGAGTTGGAGGTGCCGGAGGCGGAGGGGGCGGTGGGAGGTTTTTCGGCGTCGGAGGTGGGGACCGGAGGCTGCGGGTGCACGGCCAGTTGGTGCAGCAGGCGTTGAAGTGTCCTCGCTGCGACTCGCTTAATACGAAGTTTTGCTATTATAATAACTATAATCTCTCCCAGCCGCGGCATTTCTGTAAGGCCTGCCGCCGGTACTGGACCAAGGGCGGCGTCCTCCGCAGCGTTCCTGTCGGCGGTGGCTGCCGGAAGACGAAGCGTTCGAGGTCTAGAAGCAGCTCGGGGGATGGCTCGAGAGAACGTAAATCGAAAGCTCAGAGCCCGAGCAGCACGGATAGCTCCAGCCTCACCGCCGCCACTCATCCCGCCGCCGTCGCCGAGGAAGGATCGGCGCTGAGCGCTGCTGCGTCGGAGTCCGCGACGAAGTACGGTCTCTCATGTGCGATGTTCTACAACGCGAATCCTCCTGCAAACCCTAACTTGGAAGATCACGGCCAGGCGCCGCTGATCAACCCCTCTGGATCCACCGACGTCCAGATCTTCCCCGAGATCGGTAGCTTCGACCGACTCATGGCATCATCA GATAATGCGGCGAGCATGGTCGGATTCAGCATCGTCGACAGGATGCAGCGGCAAGCTCCTCTGGCAGCCGACAATCCAGGTCTGGAGGTGGACGAGTTCCAGATGCAGGACATGAACAGCGACGGGCTGACGACGGAGCTGGATTGGGGGTGTTGCGGCGGAGGAGATCAAAGCCTGTTTGATCTAACGGCTGCTCTCGATCCTTCCTACTGGAGTCAACCCCAGTGGACTGACAGTGACCATTCCCTTTCTCACCTTCCATAA